The following proteins come from a genomic window of Macadamia integrifolia cultivar HAES 741 chromosome 14, SCU_Mint_v3, whole genome shotgun sequence:
- the LOC122062066 gene encoding ABC transporter G family member 23 has translation MAACFCQTGANLDDDAMVLFSTSNSPQGSNSPSSLYHSSPQSHQSQPTYKLTVRNLSYSIHHQSSIGIPSYFQVNKPKPINILNSVSFTARSSEILAVVGPSGAGKSTLLQIISGRVSESQFDPKSLSINDQSITSPTQLRRICGFIRQEDNLLPLLTVKETLMFSAKFRLRGMNSREQEQRVEYLMQELGILHVADSFVGDEETRGISGGERKRVSIGVDVIHDPPILLLDEPTSGLDSTSAYQVIELISSMAKEKQRTVILTIHQPSYRILRYISEFLILSRGSVVHRGSLEFLEEFINQTGYKIPDQLNPIEFAMEIITPLENSNHRCYMTAEENKVPSSFLMWPVEADIQPTFDDRETGYCNYWRLFEVLSLCLRFCKIIYRTKQLLLARTMQAVIGGFGLGSVYLKLNRDEVGVGERLGLFAFSLSFLLSSTVEALPIYLQERSVLMKEASRGAYRISSYLIANTIIFLPFLLAVAVLFSVPVYWLVGLNPTFSAFAFFILIVWLIVLMASSLVLFLSAVSPDFISGNSLICTVLGAFFLFSGYFIPKESIPKYWLFMYYVSLYKYPLDALIINEYWSIRDNCFVQDNSECLLTGRDVLRSRGLDEDTRWMNVGIMFCFFLFYRMLCWIVLSRRASKTML, from the coding sequence ATGGCGGCCTGCTTCTGCCAAACGGGTGCAAACCTCGACGATGATGCAATGGTACTCTTCTCAACCTCCAACTCACCACAAGGCTCAAACAGCCCCTCTTCACTCTACCATTCATCACCTCAATCACATCAATCCCAACCCACTTACAAGCTAACTGTAAGGAATCTGTCCTATTCGATTCATCACCAAAGCTCAATTGGCATTCCATCGTACTTTCAAGTGAACAAGCCTAAGCCCATCAACATACTCAACTCTGTTTCTTTCACTGCTAGGAGTTCCGAGATCCTTGCAGTTGTTGGCCCAAGTGGCGCAGGGAAGTCAACTCTTCTCCAGATCATCTCTGGTCGGGTAAGTGAGAGCCAATTTGATCCAAAGAGTCTCTCAATTAATGATCAGTCCATAACTAGTCCAACTCAGTTGCGAAGGATATGTGGCTTCATCAGGCAAGAGGATAATCTGCTTCCCCTGCTCACTGTCAAGGAGACATTGATGTTCAGTGCCAAGTTTAGGCTTAGAGGGATGAATTCAAGAGAGCAAGAACAGAGAGTTGAGTACCTAATGCAAGAACTGGGAATCCTTCATGTTGCAGATAGCTTTGTTGGAGATGAAGAAACCAGAGGAATATCTGGTGGTGAAAGGAAACGTGTATCGATAGGGGTTGACGTGATTCATGACCCACCAATTTTACTGCTAGATGAACCAACTTCAGGCCTTGACAGCACATCAGCATATCAAGTGATTGAGCTTATTTCTTCCATGGCAAAAGAAAAGCAGAGAACTGTAATTCTAACTATCCATCAACCTAGTTATAGGATTCTTCGATATATCTCTGAATTCTTGATTCTGTCTCGTGGTTCAGTTGTCCACAGAGGTAGCCTTGAATTTCTTGAAGAATTCATTAACCAAACAGGATACAAAATCCCAGATCAACTAAACCCTATAGAATTTGCCATGGAGATAATCACTCCTTTGGAAAATTCAAATCACAGATGTTACATGACTGCTGAAGAAAACAAGGTACCATCTTCTTTCTTAATGTGGCCAGTAGAAGCTGATATTCAACCAACATTTGATGATAGGGAAACAGGTTATTGCAATTATTGGAGACTGTTTGAGGTACTCTCTCTTTGTCTGAGATTTTGCAAAATTATTTATAGAACCAAACAGTTACTCTTGGCAAGAACAATGCAGGCAGTAATTGGTGGTTTTGGATTGGGTAGTGTTTATTTAAAGTTGAATAGAGATGAAGTTGGAGTTGGCGAGAGGTTAGGTCTGTTTGCTTTCAGTCTTAGCTTTCTCCTATCTTCCACGGTTGAAGCACTACCTATATACCTGCAAGAACGGAGCGTTTTAATGAAGGAGGCTTCAAGGGGCGCTTATAGGATTTCCTCCTACTTGATTGCCAACACCATCATCTTTTTACCCTTCTTGCTTGCAGTTGCTGTTCTTTTTTCTGTGCCTGTTTACTGGCTTGTAGGACTCAATCCTACCTTCAGTGCTTTTGCATTCTTCATTTTAATAGTTTGGCTGATCGTCTTAATGGCAAGTTCCTTAGTACTCTTTCTAAGTGCTGTATCTCCAGACTTCATCTCTGGGAATTCTCTCATATGCACTGTTCTTGGAgcattcttccttttctccggATATTTCATTCCTAAGGAGAGCATCCCAAAATACTGGTTATTCATGTACTATGTTTCCCTCTACAAGTATCCCTTGGATGCCctaatcatcaatgaatactgGAGCATAAGAGACAACTGTTTTGTGCAGGATAATTCAGAGTGTTTGCTTACAGGAAGAGATGTTCTGAGGAGTAGAGGACTAGATGAGGATACTAGGTGGATGAACGTGGGGATCATGTTctgctttttcttgttttatcgTATGCTCTGTTGGATTGTCCTTAGCCGTAGGGCTTCAAAAACAATGCTTTAA